A window of the Sporosarcina sp. FSL K6-2383 genome harbors these coding sequences:
- a CDS encoding MarR family transcriptional regulator, whose amino-acid sequence MNRKCENAPYLLLMKTTKAIQERMKREMINNKLNITEFSVLEVLYLQGKQTIQQIGNSILISSGSMTYVIDKLEHKGLLNRIGCPTDRRVIHVLLTEDGIRLMDKIMPSHRDMVNDMFGSLTDNESEMMVKILSKVSKRV is encoded by the coding sequence ATGAATAGGAAATGTGAAAATGCGCCCTATTTGTTGTTAATGAAGACAACAAAAGCCATTCAGGAACGAATGAAGCGTGAAATGATTAATAATAAGCTGAACATAACGGAGTTTTCTGTGCTAGAGGTGCTTTATCTGCAGGGGAAACAAACCATTCAGCAGATTGGCAATAGCATACTGATTTCTAGTGGTTCTATGACGTATGTGATAGATAAATTAGAACATAAGGGATTATTAAATCGGATTGGATGTCCGACTGATCGACGAGTCATCCATGTGCTGTTAACGGAAGATGGAATTCGCTTAATGGATAAAATCATGCCTAGTCATCGAGATATGGTTAATGATATGTTTGGATCTTTAACGGATAATGAGTCCGAGATGATGGTAAAGATATTGAGTAAAGTAAGTAAAAGAGTGTAG
- a CDS encoding ring-cleaving dioxygenase: MNHLKGMHHVTAITSSAEKNYEFFTYVLGMRLVKKTVNQDDIQTYHLFFADDKGSAGTDMTFFDFPGIPKGTHGTNEIYKTAFRVPTDAALEYWLKRFDKYEVANNGIEEVFGKKTISFVDFDDQQYMLVSDEFNKGVESGTPWQNGPVPLEFAITGLGPIHIRIEEFDYLKEVLEKAMLMREIAQEGLFHLFEVGEGGNGAQVIVEHNTTLPAGRQGFGTVHHAAFRVENTQVLHEWVERMEEFGFRTSGYVDRFFFESLYARVAQGILFEWATDGPGFMGDEPYETVGEILSLPPFLEEKRDEIEAMVRPIDTVRSTLTIEKEYL; the protein is encoded by the coding sequence ATGAACCATTTAAAAGGAATGCACCATGTAACGGCGATCACAAGTAGTGCAGAGAAAAACTACGAGTTTTTCACGTATGTACTAGGAATGCGTCTTGTAAAGAAGACGGTCAATCAGGATGATATTCAAACGTATCATTTATTCTTCGCAGACGATAAAGGCTCAGCAGGAACGGATATGACATTTTTTGATTTTCCTGGTATTCCAAAAGGTACGCATGGAACGAATGAGATTTATAAAACAGCTTTCCGTGTTCCGACAGATGCCGCATTAGAATATTGGCTGAAGCGTTTTGATAAATACGAAGTAGCCAATAATGGAATTGAAGAAGTGTTTGGTAAAAAAACGATTTCATTTGTGGACTTTGATGATCAACAATATATGTTAGTGTCTGATGAATTCAACAAGGGGGTTGAGTCGGGGACGCCTTGGCAGAATGGGCCAGTACCATTGGAGTTTGCCATTACAGGTTTAGGACCGATCCATATTCGTATTGAAGAATTTGATTATTTAAAGGAAGTTTTGGAAAAAGCGATGTTAATGCGTGAAATCGCTCAGGAGGGTTTATTTCATTTATTCGAAGTTGGTGAAGGTGGAAATGGTGCGCAGGTAATTGTGGAGCATAATACGACTTTACCAGCTGGTCGACAAGGATTTGGCACAGTGCATCATGCGGCTTTCCGTGTAGAAAATACGCAAGTATTACATGAATGGGTTGAACGTATGGAAGAGTTTGGTTTCCGTACTTCAGGCTATGTAGATCGATTCTTCTTTGAATCATTATATGCGCGTGTAGCGCAAGGCATCCTTTTTGAATGGGCAACAGATGGTCCAGGCTTCATGGGGGATGAACCTTACGAAACGGTAGGTGAAATTTTATCATTACCACCATTCCTCGAAGAAAAACGGGATGAAATTGAAGCAATGGTAAGACCAATCGACACAGTACGCAGTACGCTTACTATAGAAAAAGAGTATTTATAA
- a CDS encoding PQQ-binding-like beta-propeller repeat protein, which yields MQKIDKGLWIFIILVIALIGGFIAWQLTDNQDKAGSSETVQPEENSEVEGTEDESGDVEEGGTVTEFAYPTSDWATHGGDLYNRRYSLLDQINVSNIGDLSPVWTASLGSGLEFKYSGEATPIVVDGIMYVSTGANDVLALDAVTGEQLWEYRPDIPEEMDTVCCGWTNRGVAVGDGRVYVTLLDARLVALDIKTGEVLWENEVARWEEGYTMTSAPLFYDGKVYAGVAGGEYGIRGRIMAYDAEIGREIWRFNTIPGPGEKDHDSWPADNKAWMTGGAPVWQTPSVDPELGYLYFATGNTAPDLDGSNREGENLYADSILALDASTGEYKWHFQEVHHDIWDMDPANPTILYDVEMDGKMRKGIAQAGKTGWVYFLDRETGEPLVGIEEKAVPQDERQKTAATQPFPVGDAFVPQRITQEDLDRDFPGGLDMEFGGIFDPFWEDPLVLKPGPGGGANWPPSAYNPDTEYMYVLAQDGYFSFTRSDEEFVEGDIYIGSLLQSVKDAPLRGSVTAIDVKTNKIAWQHDWDSTAYSGVLTTKGNLVFVGHNDGRLIAFNAKTGEEVWEYKMDAGANAPSVTYEVDGVQYISILAAGNSLAGSKHGDKVYTFKLNGELKEAPVADSNEDKPKEEKPEQPALADTEKGLALYRQSCIACHGDQGVNGHNGPNLQTSPMRHDKDKIIAQINEGSGAMPPFKNLLSTEEVEALTSYITTVIAPLGDE from the coding sequence ATGCAGAAGATAGACAAAGGATTGTGGATTTTTATTATTTTAGTAATAGCATTAATTGGTGGTTTCATTGCTTGGCAGTTGACCGATAACCAAGACAAAGCGGGTAGTAGTGAAACAGTTCAACCGGAAGAAAATTCTGAGGTCGAAGGTACTGAGGATGAATCGGGGGACGTGGAGGAAGGGGGGACTGTAACCGAATTTGCCTATCCGACAAGTGATTGGGCTACACATGGTGGAGATTTGTATAACCGCCGTTACTCCCTGCTTGATCAAATTAACGTATCTAATATTGGCGACTTAAGTCCTGTGTGGACCGCGAGTCTTGGATCAGGCTTGGAATTTAAGTATTCAGGAGAAGCGACTCCTATCGTCGTTGACGGCATTATGTACGTGTCAACAGGAGCGAATGATGTACTTGCACTGGATGCGGTGACAGGTGAACAGCTTTGGGAATATAGACCAGACATCCCAGAAGAAATGGATACTGTCTGTTGTGGATGGACAAATCGTGGTGTCGCGGTTGGAGATGGAAGAGTATACGTAACGCTATTAGATGCTAGATTAGTAGCTCTTGACATCAAAACAGGTGAAGTTCTTTGGGAAAATGAAGTTGCTCGCTGGGAAGAAGGTTATACGATGACGAGCGCTCCACTTTTCTATGATGGTAAAGTTTACGCAGGCGTTGCAGGCGGTGAATATGGAATTAGGGGCCGTATTATGGCTTACGACGCTGAAATCGGGCGGGAAATATGGCGTTTCAATACAATCCCTGGTCCAGGTGAAAAAGATCATGACTCGTGGCCGGCGGATAATAAAGCGTGGATGACAGGTGGAGCACCGGTCTGGCAAACACCTTCAGTTGACCCTGAACTTGGTTATCTTTACTTTGCTACAGGAAATACTGCGCCAGATTTAGATGGCAGTAACCGTGAAGGGGAGAACTTATACGCGGACTCTATCTTAGCTCTGGACGCTTCAACTGGAGAATACAAATGGCATTTCCAAGAGGTTCATCACGACATCTGGGATATGGACCCTGCGAATCCTACCATTTTATATGATGTTGAAATGGATGGAAAAATGAGAAAAGGAATTGCACAAGCAGGGAAAACAGGCTGGGTTTATTTCCTGGATCGTGAAACTGGAGAACCCCTTGTTGGCATTGAAGAAAAAGCCGTTCCGCAAGACGAAAGGCAAAAAACAGCAGCTACGCAGCCTTTCCCAGTCGGAGATGCATTTGTACCTCAACGTATTACGCAAGAAGATTTGGACAGGGATTTCCCAGGTGGGCTTGATATGGAGTTCGGAGGGATATTCGATCCATTCTGGGAAGATCCACTCGTTCTTAAACCGGGTCCTGGCGGTGGTGCTAACTGGCCACCATCGGCTTATAATCCTGATACTGAATATATGTATGTATTAGCACAAGATGGCTATTTTTCATTCACACGCAGTGATGAGGAGTTTGTGGAAGGCGATATTTACATCGGAAGCCTTCTCCAAAGTGTGAAAGATGCCCCACTTCGTGGGTCTGTCACGGCAATCGACGTTAAAACGAATAAGATTGCATGGCAACACGATTGGGATTCGACTGCATACAGTGGTGTGTTGACAACGAAAGGGAATTTGGTCTTTGTGGGTCATAATGACGGCAGACTGATTGCGTTTAACGCAAAGACTGGTGAAGAAGTTTGGGAATACAAAATGGATGCGGGAGCCAATGCCCCGTCCGTCACGTATGAAGTGGACGGTGTTCAATACATTTCTATACTAGCGGCAGGGAATTCACTTGCCGGATCAAAACATGGCGATAAAGTCTACACGTTCAAATTGAATGGCGAGCTAAAAGAGGCTCCCGTAGCTGATAGCAATGAGGATAAACCAAAAGAAGAAAAGCCTGAACAACCAGCATTGGCTGATACTGAAAAAGGCTTAGCGCTCTACAGACAAAGCTGTATCGCTTGTCATGGAGATCAAGGCGTTAATGGGCATAACGGTCCCAATTTACAAACGAGTCCCATGAGGCACGATAAAGATAAAATAATCGCACAAATAAATGAAGGTAGTGGGGCAATGCCTCCGTTTAAAAATCTTTTATCGACTGAAGAAGTCGAAGCACTCACCAGCTATATAACAACCGTTATTGCCCCACTCGGGGATGAATAG
- a CDS encoding GntR family transcriptional regulator, translating to MINKNSPTPIYSQLEQLIKELITKQLNPDDLIPSEREFAEKYQVSRMTVRQAITNLTNDGYLQRKRGVGTFVALKKLEQNLDHLTSFSEDMRSRGMEPGTKVLEFNKIEANEKIAQKLGLEEGSPIYEIKRLRLADHLPIALQLFYTSVDLVTGLTKEIAEQSIYQYVESELNLSILSAQQDVEAMVAKKREAEALHIKVGDPVLYISRVGLAENDIPLEFVQSFYRADRYKFKVKVTR from the coding sequence ATGATAAACAAAAACTCTCCAACGCCAATTTATTCCCAGTTGGAACAATTGATAAAGGAGCTGATCACTAAGCAACTCAATCCAGATGACTTAATCCCCTCTGAGCGTGAATTTGCTGAGAAGTACCAAGTTAGCAGAATGACAGTGAGACAAGCGATTACTAATCTTACAAATGACGGGTATTTACAACGTAAGCGTGGAGTAGGAACCTTTGTTGCATTGAAGAAGCTCGAGCAAAATTTAGATCACTTAACGAGCTTTTCTGAGGATATGCGTTCACGTGGAATGGAGCCAGGCACAAAGGTATTAGAATTCAACAAGATTGAAGCAAATGAAAAGATAGCGCAAAAATTAGGGCTAGAAGAAGGTTCACCTATTTATGAAATCAAAAGATTACGCCTAGCCGACCATTTACCAATTGCCTTACAACTATTTTATACATCAGTGGACCTCGTGACTGGGTTAACAAAGGAAATTGCAGAACAGTCGATCTATCAATACGTTGAAAGTGAGCTTAACTTGAGTATATTGTCTGCTCAACAGGATGTAGAGGCAATGGTTGCCAAGAAGCGTGAAGCGGAAGCTCTTCATATTAAAGTGGGGGACCCCGTACTCTATATTTCCCGAGTAGGTCTTGCTGAAAATGATATACCATTAGAGTTTGTACAATCATTTTATCGTGCTGACCGCTATAAATTCAAAGTGAAAGTGACAAGATAA
- a CDS encoding NADPH-dependent FMN reductase, which translates to MGFFDKLFGAKQEEEKIMTKSNIGIVLGSTREGRVSPQVGAWVKELADKRGDANYTIIDIADYKLPLLGEVGGDASGAAAWSEIIAKQDGFVFIVQEYNHSISASLKNALDYLRVEWNNKAAGIVSYGSVGGARATEHLRGILSELSVAHVRVHPALSLFTDFENGTDFKPAAVQADSVNQMLDQVIPWTTALNTIRK; encoded by the coding sequence ATGGGATTTTTCGATAAATTATTTGGAGCAAAACAAGAGGAGGAAAAAATAATGACAAAATCAAATATAGGTATTGTTTTAGGATCAACACGTGAGGGACGCGTAAGTCCACAAGTAGGGGCATGGGTAAAAGAATTAGCAGATAAACGTGGAGATGCAAATTATACAATTATCGATATTGCGGACTATAAATTACCACTGTTAGGTGAAGTTGGCGGCGACGCATCAGGTGCAGCAGCATGGTCAGAAATCATTGCAAAACAAGACGGATTTGTATTCATCGTTCAAGAATACAATCACTCGATCTCAGCTTCGCTTAAAAACGCATTAGATTACTTACGTGTCGAGTGGAATAACAAAGCTGCAGGTATTGTATCATACGGTTCAGTAGGTGGAGCTCGTGCAACAGAACATTTACGTGGTATTTTAAGTGAATTATCCGTAGCGCATGTTCGTGTGCATCCAGCTTTATCTTTATTTACAGACTTCGAAAACGGTACAGACTTCAAACCAGCTGCTGTACAAGCAGATTCAGTAAACCAAATGCTAGACCAAGTTATTCCTTGGACAACTGCATTAAATACAATTCGTAAATAA
- the dapA gene encoding 4-hydroxy-tetrahydrodipicolinate synthase, whose translation MNFGQIVTAMVTPFNAQGDIDFEATKNLIEYLIANGSDSLVVSGTTGESPTLTTEEKVALFKFTVEVVSGRVPVIAGTGSNSTRESIELTMSAEDVGVDGIMLVAPYYNKPCQEGLFQHFQAIAAATSLPIMLYNVPGRTVVNIDVDTVIRLSAILNIIAIKEASGNLDAMAEIIEQTPTEFLLYSGDDGLTIPVLSIGGAGVVSVSSHIIGNEMQTMIKNFKMGNIKEAAADHRKLLPVMKALFAAPNPSPVKAALNLNGIPVGGVRLPMIPLNDGQLHSLQRTLAIYGGVSV comes from the coding sequence ATGAATTTCGGACAAATTGTAACGGCGATGGTAACACCTTTTAATGCGCAGGGAGACATTGACTTTGAAGCAACAAAAAATTTGATTGAGTATTTAATTGCCAATGGGTCGGATAGTTTAGTTGTATCGGGCACGACTGGAGAGTCTCCGACGTTAACGACGGAAGAAAAAGTAGCCTTATTCAAATTTACAGTGGAGGTTGTTAGCGGAAGGGTGCCGGTAATCGCTGGAACAGGTTCAAACAGTACAAGAGAATCGATTGAACTGACAATGTCGGCAGAGGATGTTGGCGTTGACGGTATTATGCTCGTCGCCCCCTACTATAACAAGCCATGCCAGGAAGGATTGTTTCAACACTTCCAAGCAATTGCGGCGGCTACCTCCTTACCAATTATGCTGTATAATGTGCCAGGACGAACAGTTGTTAACATCGATGTCGACACAGTCATACGCCTGTCAGCAATCCTAAATATCATTGCGATTAAGGAAGCAAGTGGTAATTTGGATGCTATGGCTGAAATCATCGAGCAAACACCCACAGAATTCCTCTTGTATAGCGGTGATGATGGCCTAACGATCCCAGTACTATCAATTGGTGGGGCTGGCGTCGTTTCCGTCTCGTCTCATATTATAGGAAATGAAATGCAAACAATGATCAAAAACTTCAAAATGGGTAATATCAAAGAGGCGGCTGCAGACCATCGTAAATTATTACCCGTTATGAAAGCACTTTTTGCCGCCCCGAATCCTTCACCAGTAAAAGCGGCATTGAATCTCAATGGAATTCCTGTCGGCGGCGTCCGGTTGCCAATGATTCCATTGAATGATGGGCAGCTTCATTCATTGCAGCGTACATTAGCAATTTATGGTGGAGTGAGTGTTTGA
- a CDS encoding flavin reductase family protein, with amino-acid sequence MISIDPQKNSERDNYKLLIGSIIPRPIAFVTTQSEDGIVNGAPFSYFNIVSSNPPMVSLAIQRPGDVLKDTARNIYSNREFVVHIVDEENVMKINETAASLPSTESEIELANLTLVQSENVSVPGVKEAKVRMECRLVQAIPLGGEGPGSDLFIGEVVRFHVDEAIYEDGRIDPRGLNAVSRLAGANYAKIGDVFSIERPK; translated from the coding sequence TTGATTTCTATCGATCCTCAAAAAAATAGTGAGCGAGATAATTATAAACTTCTCATTGGTTCTATCATTCCTAGACCGATTGCTTTTGTGACGACACAATCTGAGGATGGTATCGTAAATGGTGCACCCTTCAGCTATTTCAATATTGTTTCATCCAACCCGCCAATGGTTTCACTCGCTATCCAAAGGCCTGGCGATGTTTTGAAAGACACTGCAAGAAATATTTATAGCAATCGTGAATTCGTGGTGCATATTGTCGATGAGGAAAATGTGATGAAAATCAATGAAACCGCAGCTTCCTTACCTTCAACTGAAAGTGAAATCGAATTGGCGAACTTAACGCTTGTGCAAAGTGAAAATGTATCTGTACCAGGCGTGAAGGAAGCGAAAGTTCGAATGGAATGTAGACTTGTTCAAGCTATTCCATTGGGGGGAGAAGGACCTGGTAGTGATTTGTTTATTGGAGAAGTTGTTCGGTTTCATGTGGATGAAGCAATTTATGAAGATGGACGAATTGACCCTAGAGGTTTAAATGCGGTAAGTCGCTTAGCTGGTGCCAATTACGCGAAAATAGGAGATGTTTTTTCTATAGAAAGACCAAAGTAG
- a CDS encoding haloacid dehalogenase-like hydrolase, translating to MKRLLDCTASDFQKMNGQDLKKSIRACEGRVMLSETMTSVAPLYPGITNAELAASFGADLLLLNLFDVFNPAVEGYKCDENESIIQKVKELTGRPVGLNLEPVDLNAEQIEKLDTVSKGRTATEEALREAKKLGFDFICLTGNPKTGVTNEETVVAIKKAREIFGEEGLIIAGKMHGAGVANETGSGIISEATLSSFIEAGADVILMPAPGTVPGITVNTAEKYVRFVHSKGALAMLTIGTSQEGADEATIRQIALNSKMAGADIYHIGDTGFYGIAVPENIMTYSIVIRGRRHTYVRMAASVRR from the coding sequence GTGAAAAGATTATTAGATTGTACCGCTTCCGATTTTCAAAAAATGAATGGTCAAGACTTAAAAAAATCGATACGCGCATGTGAAGGAAGAGTGATGTTATCGGAGACGATGACTTCTGTAGCACCATTGTATCCAGGTATTACAAATGCTGAACTTGCTGCTTCCTTTGGCGCGGATTTACTATTATTGAATTTATTTGACGTTTTTAACCCTGCTGTTGAAGGATACAAATGCGATGAGAATGAATCAATCATTCAAAAGGTAAAAGAATTAACAGGGCGTCCTGTCGGCCTAAATTTAGAACCTGTTGATCTGAACGCTGAACAAATTGAAAAGCTAGATACTGTTTCAAAAGGTCGAACGGCTACCGAAGAAGCATTACGTGAAGCAAAAAAGTTAGGCTTTGACTTTATTTGTTTAACTGGGAATCCCAAAACCGGAGTGACAAACGAGGAAACAGTCGTTGCCATTAAGAAGGCTCGGGAGATTTTTGGTGAAGAAGGATTAATCATCGCTGGGAAAATGCATGGTGCTGGTGTCGCAAACGAAACAGGGAGCGGCATTATTTCAGAGGCGACTCTTTCAAGCTTTATCGAAGCGGGCGCGGATGTTATTTTAATGCCCGCTCCGGGAACCGTGCCAGGAATCACAGTGAATACAGCCGAAAAGTATGTTCGATTTGTGCATTCAAAGGGTGCATTAGCCATGCTTACAATCGGCACAAGCCAAGAAGGTGCGGATGAGGCAACAATACGCCAAATCGCACTCAATAGTAAAATGGCTGGTGCAGATATTTACCATATCGGTGACACAGGCTTCTACGGGATTGCGGTACCAGAAAACATTATGACCTATTCAATCGTCATCAGAGGAAGACGGCATACTTATGTAAGAATGGCTGCATCTGTAAGGCGCTAA
- a CDS encoding LysR family transcriptional regulator encodes MTEAAKELSYVQSNITSRIKKLEAEMNTALFNRHNRGMTLTPEGKNCLSIPRKSYR; translated from the coding sequence ATTACTGAAGCTGCAAAAGAATTAAGTTACGTCCAATCCAATATTACATCAAGAATCAAGAAGCTTGAGGCTGAAATGAATACGGCTCTATTTAACCGCCACAACCGCGGAATGACGTTAACACCTGAAGGAAAAAATTGCTTGTCTATTCCGAGAAAATCCTATCGCTAA
- a CDS encoding ring-cleaving dioxygenase, producing MKKQTAGIHHITAIVGHPQENIDFYAGVLGLRLVKQTVNFDDPGTYHLYFGDGGGKPGTIITFFPWADAYQGQIGDGQVGVTTYVVPVGSLDFWEKRLTKFTIEFKKVERFGEQVIQFDDPHGLRVELVARAEGEQNNWTFGEVTPEVAIKGFGGATLYSSQPEETAETLTTVMGLELVGTEGDYTRYKAPATIGNIIDLKMVTGVSGTMGVGTVHHIAWRAIDDADLLEWQQHAGNHGQHVTELKDRNYFNALYFRESGKILFEIATDPPGFAHDETLETMGDQLMLPEQYEQRREQLVSSLIPIQVRPID from the coding sequence ATGAAAAAACAAACAGCAGGTATTCACCATATTACAGCCATCGTCGGTCATCCACAGGAAAACATTGATTTTTATGCGGGGGTATTGGGTTTACGTTTAGTTAAGCAAACCGTGAACTTCGATGATCCTGGCACTTATCATCTCTATTTTGGCGATGGAGGAGGAAAGCCGGGAACAATTATTACATTTTTCCCTTGGGCAGATGCCTACCAAGGACAAATTGGGGACGGACAAGTTGGCGTGACAACGTATGTAGTACCAGTAGGATCTTTAGATTTTTGGGAAAAACGTTTGACGAAATTTACCATCGAATTTAAAAAAGTAGAGCGTTTTGGAGAACAGGTCATTCAATTTGATGACCCGCATGGTTTACGTGTAGAGCTTGTTGCACGTGCAGAAGGTGAACAAAATAACTGGACGTTTGGTGAAGTAACGCCAGAAGTCGCAATTAAAGGATTTGGTGGTGCAACATTATACTCAAGCCAGCCAGAGGAAACTGCTGAAACCTTAACGACTGTAATGGGACTTGAATTAGTTGGAACGGAAGGCGATTATACACGCTATAAAGCCCCAGCTACTATCGGTAATATCATAGATTTAAAAATGGTCACGGGTGTAAGTGGCACAATGGGTGTTGGTACCGTTCACCATATTGCATGGCGTGCAATAGATGACGCGGATCTTCTTGAATGGCAACAACATGCCGGGAACCATGGCCAACACGTAACTGAACTGAAAGACCGGAACTATTTCAACGCGCTGTACTTCCGTGAATCAGGAAAAATTCTATTTGAAATCGCAACAGATCCACCAGGATTTGCACATGATGAAACACTTGAAACGATGGGGGATCAGTTAATGTTACCTGAACAATATGAACAACGTCGTGAGCAATTAGTAAGTTCGCTTATTCCAATTCAAGTACGTCCAATCGACTAA
- a CDS encoding zinc ABC transporter substrate-binding protein, with amino-acid sequence MNKKLFLILSVITLLLLAACGSEESAKEKVKTEASEDVLSVYTTVYPLQYFTERIGGDAVDVQSIYPPGADEHTFDPTQKDMIALADSDLFFYIGLGLEGFVENAEKTMEGERVRMVAVADDIPEESLGEGHDHDYGEEGHESHGHGEEGHESHGHGEEGHESHDHGEEGHKSHEHDEEGHDSHDHGEFDPHIWISPILSIELAITIKDSLIEASPDKKDAFEQNFEGLKKDLLEIDQKFKDMAANASIKTFFVSHAAFGYIADTYGFEQVAVAGLNSQSEPSQKQLASLVEYAKEHDVKYVLFEQNVSSKLTDIIRKEIGADSLMLHNLGVLTTEDVDKKEDYLSLMEYNIETLAKALSNQ; translated from the coding sequence ATGAATAAGAAATTATTTTTGATTTTATCAGTGATTACCCTATTATTACTCGCAGCATGTGGCAGCGAAGAGTCAGCAAAAGAGAAGGTGAAAACGGAGGCAAGTGAAGATGTTTTATCTGTCTACACAACTGTTTATCCGCTTCAATACTTCACCGAGCGGATTGGCGGGGATGCGGTTGATGTCCAATCTATTTATCCGCCGGGGGCCGATGAGCATACGTTTGATCCTACGCAAAAGGATATGATCGCACTCGCTGATTCGGATTTATTCTTTTATATCGGACTTGGACTTGAAGGATTTGTGGAAAATGCCGAAAAGACGATGGAAGGCGAACGTGTCAGAATGGTAGCGGTCGCTGATGATATTCCAGAAGAGTCGCTAGGGGAGGGTCATGACCACGATTACGGCGAAGAGGGACACGAATCTCATGGTCACGGCGAAGAGGGACACGAATCACATGGTCATGGCGAAGAGGGACACGAATCCCATGATCACGGCGAAGAAGGACATAAGTCACATGAGCATGACGAAGAGGGGCATGATTCGCACGACCATGGAGAGTTCGATCCCCATATATGGATATCACCTATATTAAGTATAGAACTTGCAATAACTATTAAAGACTCGCTCATCGAGGCATCTCCTGACAAAAAGGATGCATTTGAGCAAAACTTTGAAGGACTAAAAAAAGATTTACTTGAAATTGATCAAAAATTTAAAGATATGGCAGCCAATGCTTCTATAAAAACATTTTTTGTCTCACACGCAGCTTTTGGTTATATCGCTGATACGTATGGATTTGAACAAGTGGCAGTTGCCGGATTGAATTCGCAAAGCGAACCTTCGCAAAAGCAACTAGCTTCCCTCGTTGAATACGCGAAAGAGCATGACGTAAAATATGTTTTATTCGAACAAAACGTCTCTTCTAAATTAACCGACATCATTCGAAAAGAAATCGGTGCCGATTCACTGATGTTGCATAATCTTGGTGTCTTAACGACCGAGGATGTGGATAAAAAAGAGGACTATTTATCTTTAATGGAATACAACATCGAAACGTTGGCGAAAGCATTGAGCAATCAATAA